From Rhodovastum atsumiense, a single genomic window includes:
- a CDS encoding cation:proton antiporter, translated as MVAQSLYQNIAVLAAFLLAYAFVAGRVERSWLSGPIIFTLAGLALGKDGLGLLQLQLIAEPLRILAELTLAMVLFSDAANADFRVLRANLGIPQRLLLIGLPLTVILGAAAAFWLFPWLDPLEMGLLAAMLAPTDAALGRPVVTNAAVPARIREGLNVESGLNDGICVPLVVILLGLAIGTQIEGGTPAHVVFVVAEEIGIGLAVGLALTAGGMWLLDRAERHGWTSESWRDIPLAALAAACFALAQAIGGSGFIACFTGGLLLSPSPHARKEKLLRGTENTGEALALLTWVLFGAAAIGPLLARVTWPTLAYAALSLTVIRMLPVFLCLIGTGTSLAAKLFIGWFGPRGLASIVFGIIVLDEHLPGNDTLILTVACTVALSVLAHGISANPLVHWLAARLGTGGDAAAATGEA; from the coding sequence ATGGTGGCACAGAGCCTGTACCAGAACATCGCCGTGCTGGCTGCCTTCCTGCTGGCCTATGCCTTCGTGGCCGGCCGGGTCGAGCGCTCCTGGCTCAGCGGCCCGATCATCTTCACCCTGGCCGGGCTCGCGCTCGGCAAGGACGGGCTGGGCCTGCTGCAGTTGCAGCTCATCGCCGAGCCCCTGCGCATCCTGGCCGAGCTGACTTTGGCCATGGTGCTGTTCTCCGATGCCGCCAACGCCGATTTTCGCGTGCTGCGTGCCAATCTCGGCATTCCGCAACGCCTGTTGCTGATCGGCCTGCCGCTGACGGTGATCCTCGGCGCCGCCGCCGCCTTCTGGCTTTTCCCCTGGCTTGATCCCCTGGAGATGGGATTGCTCGCGGCGATGCTCGCGCCGACCGACGCGGCGCTCGGCCGGCCGGTAGTGACGAATGCCGCTGTCCCCGCGCGCATCCGCGAAGGGCTGAACGTGGAGAGCGGATTGAACGACGGCATCTGCGTGCCGCTGGTGGTGATCCTGCTGGGACTGGCCATCGGCACGCAGATCGAGGGTGGCACGCCCGCGCACGTGGTCTTCGTGGTCGCCGAGGAAATCGGCATCGGGCTGGCAGTCGGGCTGGCGCTGACCGCCGGCGGCATGTGGCTGCTCGACCGCGCCGAGCGGCATGGCTGGACCAGCGAGTCCTGGCGCGACATCCCGCTCGCCGCCCTCGCCGCCGCCTGCTTCGCGCTGGCGCAGGCCATCGGCGGCAGCGGCTTCATCGCCTGCTTCACCGGCGGCCTGCTGCTCAGCCCCTCTCCGCACGCGCGCAAGGAAAAGCTGCTGCGTGGCACCGAGAATACCGGGGAAGCGCTGGCGCTGCTGACCTGGGTGCTGTTCGGCGCCGCCGCGATCGGCCCGCTGCTCGCGCGCGTCACCTGGCCCACGCTCGCCTACGCCGCGCTGAGCCTCACGGTGATCCGCATGCTGCCGGTGTTCCTGTGCCTGATCGGCACCGGCACCAGCCTGGCGGCGAAACTGTTCATCGGCTGGTTCGGGCCGCGCGGCCTCGCCAGCATCGTCTTCGGCATCATCGTGCTCGACGAGCACCTGCCCGGCAACGACACGCTGATCCTGACGGTGGCCTGCACCGTGGCGCTCAGCGTGCTCGCCCATGGCATCAGCGCCAACCCACTGGTGCACTGGCTGGCGGCACGGCTGGGGACAGGCGGCGACGCGGCGGCGGCGACGGGCGAGGCCTGA